One window of Manihot esculenta cultivar AM560-2 chromosome 17, M.esculenta_v8, whole genome shotgun sequence genomic DNA carries:
- the LOC110604855 gene encoding glucan endo-1,3-beta-glucosidase: MDQKVSMISRLFYVIVTCLLLNQFQIPAEALGPVGVGVTYSILADNLPPAKEAIPFAYSKGFKRIRIYEPHKNALDAIIHTTMDVILGVGNEDIVKIAYEKGFAQKWVDENVKAYNDTIIFSMIAVGHDISPEDKLAEALLPAMQALQDALPSDELQPIPVVTPLTLNWLENSHPPSAGEFRRKYLPNIKSIVQFMELQLGQAILCDLYPYYAMVNDPAYAKIPIEYALLSSSQVIVQDGNIGYTNLLDGLIDAFISALEKIGQVSFRIYVGATGWPIASGSGAKLESFENAETYTRNVVSRMQTAAISPKSRTPSFTYLYNLYLQNQATGIERDFGLFYPNNGAVFPNIQYNMTPIGH, translated from the exons ATGGATCAGAAAGTTTCAATGATTTCTCGTCTCTTTTATGTAATAGTGACTTGCCTGCTTTTGAATCAGTTCCAGATTCCTGCTG AAGCTTTGGGTCCCGTGGGGGTGGGTGTCACTTATTCAATACTTGCAGACAATCTTCCACCTGCAAAAGAAGCAATCCCTTTCGCTTATTCTAAAGGATTCAAAAGGATTCGTATTTATGAGCCACACAAAAATGCTCTAGATGCGATAATACATACAACGATGGATGTAATCTTGGGGGTTGGAAATGAAGATATCGTGAAAATAGCCTACGAAAAAGGTTTCGCTCAAAAATGGGTTGATGAAAATGTCAAAGCTTATAATGATACGATAATCTTTTCAATGATAGCTGTGGGACATGATATTAGTCCTGAAGATAAATTAGCAGAAGCCTTGCTCCCTGCTATGCAAGCCCTTCAGGATGCATTACCAAGTGATGAGTTACAGCCAATTCCTGTGGTCACTCCATTAACACTAAACTGGCTAGAAAACTCTCACCCTCCATCTGCTGGTGAATTCCGCAGAAAGTATTTGCCAAACATTAAATCTATTGTTCAGTTTATGGAATTACAACTAGGGCAAGCTATATTATGTGATTTGTACCCTTATTATGCCATGGTGAATGATCCAGCATACGCCAAAATTCCCATAGAGTATGCTCTTCTCAGCTCTTCCCAAGTGATTGTTCAAGATGGAAATATCGGATATACAAATCTGCTTGATGGGTTGATAGATGCTTTTATTTCTGCTCTGGAAAAAATTGGACAAGTAAGTTTTCGGATTTATGTTGGCGCAACTGGATGGCCAATTGCTTCAGGATCAGGCGCTAAACTCGAAAGTTTTGAGAATGCAGAAACATATACTAGAAATGTGGTTAGCAGGATGCAAACAGCTGCAATATCACCCAAGAGTCGAACTCCTTCATTTACTTACTTGTATAACTTGTATCTGCAAAATCAGGCCACTGGAATAGAAAGAGATTTTGGTCTCTTTTACCCTAATAATGGAGCTGTCTTCCCTAATATTCAGTATAACATGACACCCATCGGCCATTAG
- the LOC122722311 gene encoding calcium-binding protein KRP1-like — MASRNGVVFEDFFPAMVEKLGADGFMKELCNGFRLLMDREKGVITFESLKRNAKQLGLQDMSDDEVMCMLREGDLDGDGALNEMEFCTLMFRLSPGLMRNSRKWLVEALLSEI; from the coding sequence ATGGCATCGCGAAATGGGGTTGTCTTTGAAGATTTCTTTCCAGCAATGGTGGAGAAGCTTGGAGCAGATGGGTTTATGAAGGAGCTGTGTAATGGGTTTCGGTTGTTGATGGATCGAGAGAAGGGTGTGATCACTTTCGAGAGCTTGAAGCGGAATGCGAAGCAGCTTGGGTTGCAAGATATGAGCGATGATGAAGTAATGTGTATGTTGAGAGAAGGTGATTTGGATGGGGATGGAGCTTTGAATGAGATGGAGTTTTGTACTctcatgttcaggttgagtccTGGTTTGATGAGGAATTCAAGAAAATGGCTCGTTGAAGCTCTTCTTAGTgaaatatag
- the LOC110604431 gene encoding zinc finger protein CONSTANS-LIKE 4 translates to MKKCELCDSLAKMYCESDQANLCWDCDSNVHGANFLVAKHSRALLCHICQSLTPWTATGPKLSPTVSVCQNCVNNSTCREERGNGDDHSSDGDDLDREDDENGDGSDEEEEEVEEENQVVPLSSTAPASSSSNSDQECSSMMRSCFSINNNCISIEANERKKKLQNKPHRFLQPQGHWNTRKEPSESLTRDYRNLKSRRRQEA, encoded by the exons atgaagaagTGTGAGCTGTGCGACTCTTTGGCAAAAATGTACTGTGAATCAGATCAGGCAAACCTTTGCTGGGATTGTGATTCCAACGTTCATGGTGCGAATTTTCTTGTTGCTAAACATTCAAGAGCGCTTCTTTGCCATATCTGTCAATCCTTGACTCCCTGGACAGCCACCGGGCCCAAGCTCAGCCCTACTGTTTCTGTTTGCCAGAACTGTGTGAACAATTCCACTTGTAGAGAAGAAAGGGGCAATGGAGACGATCATAGTAGTGATGGTGATGATCTTGATAGGGAGGATGACGAAAATGGTGATGGTAGCGatgaagaggaggaagaagtagaagaagaaaaTCAAGTGGTTCCATTGTCTTCTACAGCGCCGGCTTCGAGTTCTTCTAACAGTGATCAAGAATGCTCCAGTATGATGCGAAGTTGCTTCTCGATCAATAACAACTGCATTTCAATTGAAGctaatgagagaaaaaaaaaattgcagaaCAAGCCTCACAG GTTTCTTCAACCTCAAGGCCATTGGAAtacaagaaaagaaccaagcgAGAGTCTAACAAGGGATTACAGAAACCTAAAATCCCGAAGACGCCAAGAAGCTTGA
- the LOC110604430 gene encoding universal stress protein PHOS34 — translation MTSPSPKKKSPVAEAVVVQPSSPRFPVSTPTSAAQRRIGIAVDLSDESAYAVKWAVQNYLRPGDAVILVHVRPTSVLYGADWGAIDLSIADHYSENQTEQSQKNLEDNLDLFTSTKANELAQPFVEAQIPFKIHIVKDHDMNERLCLEVERLGLCAVIMGSRGFGASRKITKGRLGSVSDYCVHHCVCPVIVVRFPDENGAAAEEPEGGVKKGEEREVLPPFVEEAEQEYHDKQADMEKAA, via the exons ATGACTTCTCCTTCTCCGAAGAAGAAAAGCCCAGTTGCTGAAGCCGTGGTAGTCCAACCATCGTCTCCCCGATTCCCTGTTAGCACTCCGACGTCGGCTGCCCAACGGAGAATCGGCATCGCCGTTGATCTCAGCGATGAGAGCGCTTACGCCGTCAAGTGGGCAGTTCAAAACTACCTTCGCCCGGGAGATGCTGTTATCCTTGTTCATGTCCGGCCTACAAGTGTCCTATATGGTGCCGATTGGGGCGCAATTGACCTATCCATTGCGGACCATTATTCCGAGAACCAAACGGAACAGTCCCAGAAAAACCTCGAGGATAATTTGGACCTTTTCACTTCCACTAAGGCCAATGAGCTTGCTCAACCCTTCGTTGAGGCGCAGATTCCGTTCAAGATTCATATAGTGAAGGACCACGACATGAACGAGAGACTTTGCTTGGAGGTGGAAAGATTGGGGCTTTGCGCGGTGATTATGGGTAGTAGAGGATTTGGGGCTTCCAGGAAGATTACCAAAGGGAGGCTGGGTAGTGTCAGTGATTACTGTGTGCATCACTGCGTTTGTCCTGTGATTGTTGTGAGATTCCCTGATGAGAACGGTGCTGCTGCTGAAGAGCCGGAGGGAGGTGTCAAGAAAGGAGAGGAGAGGGAGGTGCTGCCTCCTTTCGTGGAGGAGGCCGAGCAGGAGTATCATGATAAACAAGCAG ATATGGAGAAGGCTGCTTGA
- the LOC110605419 gene encoding E3 ubiquitin-protein ligase CSU1 — protein sequence MPQRHSKNNNDLAFFTYDEKRKLGYGTQRERLGKDSIKPFDACCLCLKPLIDPMSCQKGHVFCKECILECLLAQKKDIQRKLAAHESQKKQEKEEEEEKLMLQKARELDAFDQQNHGAVPQYSDRNQGQDKNGFHGANSVKVTSYEEEALRTMKAFWLPSATPEAPVKIDTPSTSTICPEGKEKLKMKSLFPIYLTEDNSEKKSSALDKTYICPSCKVTLTNTLSLVALSSCGHVFCKKCADKFMAVDKVCLVCNKACKERNLVNLEKGGTGFAGHGDNLLATDFKHLGSGSGLGLVRPAAMKI from the exons ATGCCTCAGAGACACTCGAAGAACAACAACGATTTAGCTTTCTTCACCTATGACGAGAAGCGAAAGCTCGGATACGGGACCCAGAGGGAAAGGCTGGGCAAGGACTCGATTAAGCCTTTTGATGCTTGCTGTCTCTGCTTGAAACCCTTAATCGATCCTATGTCTTGCCAGAAAGGTCATGTCTTCTGCAAAGAATGCATTCTCGAGTGTCTTTTAGCCCAAAAGAAGGACATCCAAAG GAAGCTAGCTGCCCATGAATCACAGAAGAAACAAGAAaaggaagaggaggaagagAAGTTAATGTTGCAGAAAGCTAGAGAACTGGATGCTTTTGATCAGCAAAACCATGGTGCAGTTCCACAGTACAGTGATAGAAACCAGGGCCAAGACAAAAATGGTTTCCATGGGGCAAACAGTGTGAAAGTCACTTCGTATGAAGAGGAGGCACTTCGAACAATGAAAGCATTTTGGCTGCCCTCAGCTACACCTGAAGCTCCTGTTAAAATAGACACCCCCTCCACGAGTACAATCTGTCCAGAAGGGAAGGAAAAGCTTAAGATGAAGAGCCTTTTCCCCATCTATCTCACAGAAGACAATAGTGAAAAGAAATCCAGTGCCCTTGATAAGACCTATATCTGTCCCAGCTGCAAGGTTACTCTTACTAATACACTGTCACTGGTTGCACTCAGCTCATGTGGGCATGTCTTCTGCAAGAAGTGCGCGGACAAATTTATGGCTGTGGATAAAGTTTGTCTGGTTTGTAATAAGGCGTGCAAGGAAAGGAATTTGGTGAACTTGGAAAAGGGTGGAACAGGCTTTGCTGGTCATGGGGATAATCTTTTAGCAACAGATTTTAAGCATTTAGGTAGTGGTTCAGGATTGGGGCTGGTAAGACCAGCAGCAATGAAGATCTAA